Proteins encoded in a region of the Mycolicibacterium neoaurum genome:
- a CDS encoding transporter, IT superfamily protein, translated as MQPLIPAIPVLAAFAMLVVGMVIGLDGSGWPGLPFTGSLAASLGESSGADVATLAAIAQNGASWTGGGTLVIWSSLIVVAGLTGVSVIDLARRLFIPVITGLLVATSVAAVVML; from the coding sequence GTGCAACCCTTGATCCCCGCCATTCCGGTCCTTGCGGCGTTTGCGATGTTGGTCGTCGGCATGGTGATCGGCCTCGACGGCAGCGGTTGGCCGGGACTTCCGTTCACCGGTTCGCTCGCCGCCTCACTGGGGGAGAGTTCGGGAGCCGATGTGGCTACCCTGGCCGCGATCGCCCAGAACGGCGCGAGTTGGACCGGTGGTGGAACCTTGGTGATCTGGTCCTCGCTGATCGTGGTGGCAGGCCTCACCGGAGTGTCGGTGATCGACCTCGCCCGACGCCTGTTCATACCCGTCATAACAGGACTGCTGGTGGCGACATCCGTTGCGGCAGTGGTGATGCTGTGA
- a CDS encoding amidase: MDTAESVRSGRISAREVMAEALRTIETVDPELNAFVHVDRDGAMARAAEIDRLVAAGDDPGPLAGVPMGVKELHAVAGWPYAMGSRLYAERIADHTTTLVTRAVAAGAIPVGVTTSPEFGRASFTASPLHGVTRNPWNPRLTPGGSSGGSAAAVAAGMVPFATGTDGAGSLRIPAAYCGLVGFKATYGVVPRGPRHRGVADNDHFGVLTTTVRDTARVLDCVTGLDPTDRASVPAPRLQAALDRVDLRGLRVAFLPTLGGAPCDPEVAAVAEAAAQRFVLATGAVRVSVEVPIDPDCAAAFRVLSAPDVYAAVAAAGIGDPGDVEVDASVRRYVEAARELTAPALLQAHETRARLVAATAGAFEQVQLLLTPSTQVTAFEAEGPMPTEIDGHAVDHWGALAVTYPFNLTGQPAISVPAGWAGGAPCGLQIVGARHADGLVLAAAHAVELTNGR; encoded by the coding sequence GTGGATACGGCGGAGAGCGTCCGATCCGGACGGATCAGCGCCCGCGAGGTGATGGCCGAGGCACTGCGCACGATCGAAACCGTCGACCCCGAACTCAACGCCTTCGTGCACGTGGATCGCGATGGTGCCATGGCCAGGGCCGCGGAGATCGACCGACTCGTAGCTGCCGGTGACGATCCGGGTCCGCTCGCCGGCGTACCGATGGGCGTGAAGGAGTTGCACGCGGTGGCCGGCTGGCCCTACGCGATGGGGAGTCGGCTCTATGCGGAGCGGATCGCCGATCACACGACCACATTGGTGACCCGTGCGGTGGCCGCAGGCGCGATTCCCGTCGGGGTGACCACCTCGCCGGAGTTCGGCCGGGCGTCCTTCACCGCGTCACCCCTGCACGGAGTGACCCGTAACCCGTGGAATCCGCGGTTGACGCCAGGCGGTTCCAGCGGCGGGTCTGCGGCGGCGGTGGCCGCCGGGATGGTGCCCTTCGCCACCGGAACCGATGGAGCAGGGTCGTTACGGATTCCGGCCGCCTACTGCGGGCTCGTCGGGTTCAAGGCGACCTACGGTGTGGTCCCGCGCGGGCCGCGACACCGCGGGGTCGCCGACAACGATCACTTCGGGGTGTTGACCACCACGGTCCGTGATACCGCCAGGGTGCTCGATTGTGTGACCGGTCTCGATCCGACCGACCGCGCGTCGGTCCCCGCCCCGCGGCTGCAGGCCGCATTGGATCGGGTCGACCTGCGTGGCCTGCGGGTGGCGTTCCTGCCCACGCTCGGTGGTGCGCCGTGCGATCCCGAGGTCGCGGCGGTGGCCGAGGCGGCCGCGCAGCGGTTTGTCCTGGCCACCGGCGCGGTTCGGGTGAGCGTCGAGGTCCCCATCGATCCGGACTGTGCCGCGGCATTCCGGGTGCTGTCGGCACCGGATGTGTACGCCGCCGTTGCCGCGGCAGGTATTGGTGACCCCGGCGACGTCGAGGTCGACGCATCGGTGCGCCGCTATGTCGAAGCGGCGCGGGAGCTGACCGCGCCGGCGCTGCTGCAGGCGCACGAAACGCGGGCCAGGCTGGTGGCGGCCACCGCGGGCGCGTTCGAGCAGGTGCAGCTCTTGTTGACCCCGTCCACGCAGGTCACTGCGTTCGAGGCGGAGGGGCCCATGCCGACCGAGATCGACGGCCACGCGGTGGACCATTGGGGTGCGCTCGCGGTGACCTACCCTTTCAACCTGACCGGCCAGCCGGCGATCTCGGTCCCGGCCGGCTGGGCCGGTGGTGCGCCGTGCGGTCTGCAGATCGTCGGTGCCCGACATGCAGACGGCCTGGTACTGGCCGCCGCGCACGCCGTCGAGCTAACCAACGGCCGCTGA
- the rplN gene encoding 50S ribosomal protein L14, with protein sequence MIQQESRLKVADNTGAKEILCIRVLGGSSRRYAGIGDIIVATVKDAIPGGNVKRGDVVKAVVVRTVKERRRADGSYIKFDENAAVIIKNDNDPRGTRIFGPVGRELREKKFMKIVSLAPEVL encoded by the coding sequence GTGATTCAGCAGGAATCGCGGCTCAAGGTCGCCGACAACACGGGTGCCAAGGAAATCTTGTGCATCCGGGTGCTCGGTGGCTCGTCGCGGCGCTATGCGGGTATCGGCGACATCATCGTCGCGACCGTCAAGGACGCCATCCCCGGCGGCAACGTCAAGCGTGGCGACGTCGTCAAGGCAGTGGTGGTGCGGACCGTCAAGGAACGCCGCCGCGCCGACGGCAGCTACATCAAGTTCGACGAGAACGCCGCCGTCATCATCAAGAACGACAACGACCCGCGCGGTACCCGCATCTTCGGGCCCGTCGGTCGTGAGCTGCGCGAGAAGAAGTTCATGAAGATCGTTTCGCTGGCCCCGGAGGTTTTGTAA
- the rplX gene encoding 50S ribosomal protein L24, with protein sequence MKVHKGDTVLVISGKDKGAKGKVIEAYPSREKVLVEGVNRIKKHTAQSQNERGASSGGIVTQEAPIHVSNVMVIDSDGNPTRIGYRVDEESGKKVRVSKRNGKDI encoded by the coding sequence ATGAAGGTGCACAAGGGCGACACCGTGCTCGTCATCTCCGGTAAGGACAAGGGCGCCAAGGGCAAGGTCATCGAGGCCTACCCGTCCCGCGAAAAGGTTCTGGTCGAAGGTGTGAACCGGATCAAGAAGCACACCGCGCAGTCGCAGAACGAGCGCGGCGCCTCCTCTGGCGGCATCGTCACGCAGGAAGCGCCGATCCACGTCTCCAACGTCATGGTCATCGACTCCGATGGCAACCCGACCCGCATCGGCTACCGCGTCGACGAGGAGTCCGGCAAGAAGGTCCGGGTCTCCAAGCGCAACGGCAAGGACATCTGA
- the rplE gene encoding 50S ribosomal protein L5 — MTTVENSAKVQPRLKQRYREEIKDALNKEFDYANVMQIPGVVKVVVNMGVGDAARDAKLINGAVNDLALITGQKPEIRKARKSIAQFKLREGMPIGARVTLRGDRMWEFLDRLVSIALPRIRDFRGLSPKQFDGSGNYTFGLSEQSVFHEIDVDSIDRPRGMDITVVTSATNDDEGRALLRALGFPFKEN; from the coding sequence ATGACCACAGTAGAAAACTCCGCCAAGGTTCAGCCTCGGCTGAAGCAGCGCTACCGCGAAGAGATCAAGGACGCGCTCAACAAAGAGTTCGATTACGCCAACGTGATGCAGATCCCGGGCGTGGTCAAGGTCGTCGTGAACATGGGTGTCGGTGACGCCGCCCGCGACGCCAAGCTGATCAACGGTGCGGTCAACGATCTTGCGCTGATCACCGGGCAGAAGCCGGAAATCCGCAAGGCGCGTAAGTCCATCGCCCAGTTCAAGCTGCGCGAGGGCATGCCGATCGGCGCCCGCGTCACGCTGCGCGGCGACCGGATGTGGGAGTTCCTGGACCGCCTGGTCTCCATCGCCCTCCCGCGTATCCGCGACTTCCGTGGCCTGAGCCCCAAGCAGTTCGACGGCAGCGGAAACTACACCTTCGGCCTTTCCGAGCAGTCGGTGTTCCACGAGATCGACGTGGATTCCATCGATCGCCCCCGTGGCATGGACATCACCGTCGTCACCTCGGCGACGAACGACGACGAAGGCCGTGCGCTGCTGCGCGCTCTGGGCTTCCCGTTCAAGGAGAACTGA
- a CDS encoding type Z 30S ribosomal protein S14 has product MAKKALVNKANKKPKFAVRAYTRCNRCGRPHAVFRKFGLCRICLREMAHAGELPGVQKSSW; this is encoded by the coding sequence ATGGCAAAGAAGGCTCTGGTCAACAAGGCCAACAAGAAGCCCAAGTTCGCAGTGCGCGCCTACACCCGGTGCAACCGGTGCGGTCGTCCCCACGCGGTGTTCCGCAAGTTCGGCCTGTGCCGTATCTGCCTGCGGGAGATGGCGCATGCGGGCGAACTGCCCGGTGTGCAGAAGTCCAGCTGGTAA
- the rpsH gene encoding 30S ribosomal protein S8 yields MTMTDPIADFLTRLRNANSAYHDEVTLPHSKIKANIAEILKTEGYISDYRTEDARVGKALVVQLKYGPSRERSIAGLRRVSKPGLRVYAKSTNLPRVLGGLGVAIISTSSGLLTDRQAARSGVGGEVLAYVW; encoded by the coding sequence ATGACGATGACCGATCCCATCGCAGACTTCTTGACGCGTCTGCGTAACGCCAATTCGGCGTATCACGACGAGGTGACTCTGCCCCACTCGAAGATCAAGGCCAATATCGCCGAGATCCTCAAGACCGAGGGCTACATCTCCGATTACCGCACCGAGGATGCTCGGGTCGGCAAGGCACTCGTGGTGCAGCTCAAGTACGGCCCCAGCCGTGAGCGCTCCATCGCAGGCCTGCGCCGGGTCAGCAAGCCCGGTCTGCGGGTCTATGCAAAATCCACCAATCTGCCCCGGGTGCTCGGCGGCCTGGGCGTGGCGATCATCTCCACGTCCTCAGGCTTGCTCACCGACCGCCAGGCAGCTCGATCGGGCGTGGGCGGCGAAGTCCTCGCGTACGTCTGGTAG
- the rplF gene encoding 50S ribosomal protein L6 yields the protein MSRIGKQPVPVPAGVDVTINGQNVSVKGPKGTLTLDIAEPIQVSRNDDGAIVVARPDDERRSRSLHGLSRTLVANLVTGVTEGYTQKMEIFGVGYRVALKGANLEFALGYSHPVLIEAPEGITFAVETPTKFSITGIDKQKVGQIAAVIRRLRRPDPYKGKGVRYEGEQIRRKVGKTGK from the coding sequence ATGTCGCGTATTGGAAAGCAGCCGGTTCCGGTTCCCGCCGGAGTCGACGTCACCATCAACGGTCAGAACGTCTCGGTGAAGGGCCCCAAGGGCACCCTGACCCTCGACATCGCCGAGCCGATCCAGGTGTCGCGCAACGACGATGGCGCCATCGTGGTGGCCCGTCCGGACGACGAGCGGCGCAGCCGTTCGCTGCACGGTCTGTCCCGCACCCTGGTGGCCAACCTGGTCACCGGCGTGACCGAGGGCTACACCCAGAAGATGGAAATCTTCGGCGTCGGCTACCGCGTCGCGCTCAAGGGCGCGAACCTGGAGTTCGCACTCGGCTACAGCCACCCGGTCCTCATCGAAGCGCCCGAGGGCATCACGTTCGCGGTCGAGACACCCACCAAGTTCTCGATCACGGGTATCGACAAGCAGAAGGTCGGCCAGATCGCCGCGGTGATCCGTCGTCTGCGTCGCCCCGACCCGTACAAGGGCAAGGGCGTTCGCTACGAGGGTGAGCAGATCCGCCGCAAGGTCGGAAAGACAGGTAAGTAA
- the rplR gene encoding 50S ribosomal protein L18, whose translation MATTKTEAPTRKPVGQNISETRRNARIRRHARLRKKVEGTAETPRLMVNRSARHIHVQLIDDLAGVTVAAASSIEADVRAVEGDKKAQSVRVGQLIAERAKAAGVETVVFDRGGYTYGGRIAALADAAREGGLKF comes from the coding sequence ATGGCTACCACGAAGACCGAAGCTCCCACCCGGAAGCCGGTGGGGCAGAACATCTCCGAGACCCGTCGGAACGCCCGCATCCGCCGTCACGCGCGTCTGCGCAAGAAGGTCGAAGGCACCGCGGAGACCCCGCGTCTCATGGTCAACCGGTCGGCACGGCACATCCACGTGCAGCTGATCGACGACCTCGCCGGCGTCACCGTCGCGGCGGCCTCGTCCATCGAGGCCGATGTGCGTGCGGTCGAGGGCGACAAGAAGGCACAGAGCGTGCGGGTCGGTCAGCTGATCGCCGAGCGCGCCAAGGCTGCCGGAGTCGAGACGGTCGTTTTCGACCGTGGCGGCTACACCTACGGTGGCCGGATCGCCGCGCTGGCCGATGCCGCGCGCGAAGGCGGGCTGAAATTCTGA
- the rpsE gene encoding 30S ribosomal protein S5 — protein MADQAGAGSAQDNRGGRGDRGGRGRDDRGGRGRGDDRGEKSNYIERVVTINRVSKVVKGGRRFSFTALVIVGDGNGMVGVGYGKAKEVPAAIAKGVEEARKNFFRVPLIGGTIVHPVQGEAAAGVVMLRPASPGTGVIAGGAARAVLECAGVHDILAKSLGSDNAINVVHATVAALKMIQRPEEVAARRGLSIEDVAPAGMLKARREAEAVAVAAAREGSA, from the coding sequence ATGGCCGACCAGGCTGGCGCCGGTTCGGCGCAGGACAATCGCGGTGGCCGCGGCGATCGTGGCGGCCGAGGACGCGACGACCGCGGTGGCCGCGGTCGCGGCGACGACCGTGGCGAGAAGAGCAACTACATCGAGCGCGTCGTCACCATCAACCGCGTTTCGAAGGTGGTCAAGGGTGGTCGGCGCTTCAGCTTCACCGCGCTGGTCATCGTCGGTGACGGCAACGGCATGGTCGGTGTCGGCTACGGCAAGGCCAAGGAAGTTCCCGCCGCCATCGCCAAGGGCGTCGAAGAAGCTCGCAAGAACTTCTTCCGGGTTCCGCTGATCGGCGGCACCATCGTCCACCCGGTTCAGGGTGAGGCCGCAGCGGGCGTCGTCATGCTGCGTCCGGCCAGCCCCGGTACCGGTGTGATCGCCGGCGGTGCGGCGCGCGCGGTGCTGGAATGCGCCGGCGTGCACGACATCCTGGCCAAGTCGCTGGGCAGCGACAACGCGATCAACGTGGTGCACGCCACCGTTGCCGCGCTGAAGATGATCCAGCGTCCCGAAGAGGTGGCGGCCCGTCGCGGTCTGTCCATCGAGGACGTCGCCCCGGCCGGCATGCTCAAGGCCCGCCGCGAGGCCGAGGCCGTGGCTGTCGCCGCGGCTCGTGAAGGAAGCGCATAG
- the rpmD gene encoding 50S ribosomal protein L30, with translation MAELKITQVRGTIGARWKQRESLRTLGLRKIRQSVVREDNAQTRGLIKTVHHLVTVEEV, from the coding sequence ATGGCAGAGCTCAAGATCACCCAGGTGCGCGGCACCATCGGTGCACGCTGGAAGCAGCGCGAAAGCCTGCGGACCCTCGGGCTGCGGAAGATCCGCCAGTCCGTCGTCCGTGAGGACAACGCCCAGACGCGCGGTCTGATCAAGACCGTGCATCACCTCGTCACGGTTGAGGAGGTCTAG
- the rplO gene encoding 50S ribosomal protein L15 yields the protein MSVIKLHDLKPAPGSKTAKTRVGRGEGSKGKTAGRGTKGTKARKNVPVAFEGGQMPIHMRLPKLKGFRNRFRVAYEVVNVGDIAKAFPQGGTIGVDELVAKGLVRKNTLVKVLGDGKLTVKVDVTANKFSGSAREAITAAGGSATEL from the coding sequence ATGAGTGTTATCAAGCTTCACGACCTGAAGCCCGCCCCGGGCAGCAAGACCGCCAAGACCCGCGTCGGTCGCGGTGAAGGCTCCAAGGGCAAGACCGCCGGCCGCGGTACCAAGGGCACCAAGGCGCGCAAGAACGTCCCCGTGGCGTTCGAGGGTGGCCAGATGCCGATCCACATGCGGCTGCCGAAGCTCAAGGGCTTCCGCAACCGCTTCCGGGTTGCCTATGAGGTCGTCAACGTCGGCGATATCGCCAAGGCGTTCCCGCAGGGCGGCACCATCGGTGTCGACGAACTGGTCGCCAAGGGCCTGGTTCGCAAGAACACCCTGGTGAAGGTCCTCGGCGACGGCAAGCTGACCGTCAAGGTCGACGTCACCGCCAACAAGTTCAGCGGCAGCGCCCGCGAGGCCATCACCGCCGCAGGCGGTTCGGCCACCGAACTGTAG
- the sppA gene encoding signal peptide peptidase SppA, whose product MFGLLTNLPGLLPDAEDVRDLIRKVDTARHNGVPRGCVLELDLQLAPPETVGFDPLMLINLGGKPLTLRQTVAAIHRAAEDDRVAGLIGRIQLSAAPPGPIQELRDAVLAFDAAKPTLAWAETYPGTLSYYLASAFGEVWMQPSGTVGLIGFATNALFLRDALGKAGVEVQFVARGEYKSAANLFTQDSYTDAHREADAALIGSLHNQVTAAVADARGLEVSAVDALADRAPLLRTDAVTGGLIDRIGFRDEAYARISELAGAAATADGPDTAPRLYLSRYARATADKPGPSLPGRTKPTIAVVTLHGPIVSGRGGPQVLPFGNSSAGGDTIAAAIREAAADDDVAAIVLRVDSPGGSVTGSETIWREVVRARDAGKPVVASMGSVAASGGYYVSMAADEIVANAGTITGSIGVVTGKLITRGLKDKLGVGSDSVRTNANADAWSADAAFTPEQYAQVEAEADLFYTDFVERVAHGRNMSVEAVDAVARGRVWTGADAKERGLVDTLGGLQTAIDRAKVRAGHDADTQVRVLSYPGSSVLDMLRPKPSSQPAAATLPEAVGSVLGRSVVGAVDQAERSLTGAHALWLGAYRF is encoded by the coding sequence ATGTTCGGACTGCTGACCAATCTGCCCGGCCTCCTGCCTGACGCGGAGGATGTCCGCGACCTGATCCGCAAGGTCGACACGGCCCGCCACAACGGCGTCCCGCGCGGCTGCGTGCTGGAACTCGATCTCCAGCTCGCCCCGCCGGAGACCGTCGGATTCGACCCGCTGATGCTGATCAACCTGGGTGGCAAGCCGCTGACCCTGCGCCAGACCGTGGCAGCCATCCATCGTGCCGCCGAGGACGACAGGGTCGCCGGGCTGATCGGCCGGATCCAGCTGTCCGCCGCCCCGCCCGGACCGATCCAGGAGCTGCGTGATGCGGTCCTGGCCTTCGATGCGGCCAAGCCCACCCTGGCTTGGGCCGAGACCTATCCCGGCACCCTGTCGTACTACCTGGCCTCGGCGTTCGGCGAAGTGTGGATGCAGCCCTCGGGCACCGTCGGGCTGATCGGGTTCGCCACCAACGCGCTGTTCCTGCGCGACGCACTCGGCAAGGCCGGCGTCGAGGTCCAGTTCGTGGCGCGTGGTGAATACAAGTCGGCGGCAAATCTTTTCACTCAGGACAGCTACACCGACGCGCACCGGGAGGCCGATGCGGCATTGATCGGTAGCCTGCACAATCAGGTCACCGCGGCGGTCGCCGACGCCCGTGGCCTGGAGGTCTCGGCGGTCGACGCACTCGCCGACAGGGCGCCGTTGCTGCGCACCGACGCCGTGACTGGCGGTCTGATCGACCGGATCGGCTTCCGTGACGAAGCCTATGCGCGGATCAGCGAGCTCGCCGGGGCGGCCGCCACCGCCGACGGTCCGGATACCGCGCCGCGGCTCTACCTGTCCCGCTATGCGCGTGCCACCGCCGACAAACCGGGTCCGTCGCTACCCGGGCGCACGAAGCCCACCATCGCGGTGGTCACCCTGCACGGCCCGATCGTCAGTGGCCGCGGCGGGCCGCAGGTGCTGCCGTTCGGCAACTCCAGCGCCGGCGGGGACACCATCGCCGCGGCGATCCGGGAAGCGGCCGCCGATGACGACGTTGCCGCGATCGTGCTGCGCGTCGACAGCCCCGGCGGCTCGGTCACGGGCTCGGAGACCATCTGGCGCGAGGTCGTGCGGGCTCGCGACGCCGGAAAGCCGGTGGTGGCCTCGATGGGTTCGGTGGCAGCCTCCGGTGGTTACTACGTCTCGATGGCGGCCGACGAGATCGTCGCCAACGCGGGCACCATCACCGGCTCCATCGGTGTGGTGACCGGCAAACTCATCACGCGGGGACTCAAGGACAAGCTGGGCGTCGGGTCGGATTCGGTGCGCACCAACGCCAATGCCGATGCCTGGTCTGCCGACGCGGCGTTCACGCCGGAGCAGTACGCGCAGGTCGAAGCCGAGGCCGACCTGTTCTACACAGACTTCGTCGAGCGGGTTGCCCACGGCCGCAATATGAGTGTCGAAGCGGTCGATGCCGTGGCCCGCGGCCGTGTGTGGACCGGTGCGGACGCCAAGGAGCGAGGCCTGGTGGACACCCTCGGCGGGCTGCAGACCGCGATCGACCGGGCTAAGGTGCGGGCCGGGCACGACGCCGACACGCAGGTGCGGGTGCTCAGCTATCCGGGCTCCTCGGTGCTGGACATGTTGCGGCCCAAGCCTTCTTCCCAACCCGCCGCCGCGACATTGCCGGAGGCTGTCGGGTCGGTGCTCGGCCGGTCGGTGGTGGGGGCCGTCGACCAGGCTGAACGGAGCCTGACCGGAGCGCACGCCCTGTGGCTGGGGGCCTACCGGTTCTGA
- a CDS encoding response regulator transcription factor, translating into MSSSPVTLAIVNDYELIVAGLAALLRPYSDRVRIVELDSRTEVQIPVDVIIWDTFAAAQGDRTDVTDLVGNNHIGRVAVYSWNIDQLLIDRSLAGGVHGYLAKSLPVDRLVSCLERIHAGETVVERGDGSMSMPMAWPGRDAGLSAREAEVLALITQGRTNHEIAERCYLSINTVKSIVRSTYRKLGVTRRSQAVAWGMTHDFQPDVVRIHP; encoded by the coding sequence ATGAGTAGTTCGCCGGTGACGTTGGCGATCGTCAACGACTATGAGTTGATCGTCGCGGGTCTGGCCGCCTTGTTGCGCCCCTATTCCGACCGGGTGCGCATCGTCGAACTCGACTCGCGCACCGAGGTACAGATCCCCGTCGATGTCATCATTTGGGACACCTTCGCCGCAGCGCAGGGGGACCGCACCGATGTCACCGATCTGGTGGGCAACAATCACATCGGCCGGGTCGCGGTCTATTCGTGGAACATCGACCAGTTGTTGATCGACCGCTCGCTGGCCGGCGGTGTGCATGGGTACCTTGCCAAATCGCTGCCTGTCGACCGGCTCGTCAGCTGCCTGGAACGCATCCACGCCGGGGAGACCGTCGTGGAACGCGGTGACGGCAGCATGTCCATGCCGATGGCGTGGCCGGGCCGGGACGCGGGTCTGTCCGCCCGCGAAGCCGAGGTGCTGGCGCTGATCACACAAGGTCGCACCAATCACGAGATCGCCGAGCGGTGTTATCTGTCGATCAACACCGTGAAGTCCATCGTCAGGTCCACCTACCGCAAACTGGGAGTGACCCGGCGGTCGCAGGCCGTCGCGTGGGGGATGACACACGATTTCCAGCCCGATGTGGTCCGGATCCACCCCTAG
- a CDS encoding acyl-CoA dehydrogenase family protein produces the protein MRLSVPTDGPVDVSAALGIAAELAGHRPGEGRTLDYLRVLATLGAVDASLARIVEPHLDALAILHQADVPVAEGSTWGVYAAAATGFGLTAHQGAQGWVLNGTKAWCSLAGRLSHAVVTAEVPGAGQQAFAVRLDPRHVEVQPTQWVSRGLVAIPSGPITVDDLPGIPLGGPGWYLDRPGFAWGGIGVAAVWFGIALGVGERVQRHVDAHRASPIGLSQLGSIDEEMFAAQTCLLHAAAVIDDGIASAALLAQRVRAVVARTCENTVRTAGYVLGPGPLVGEEPYARRIADLTVYLRQHHGPRDLAHLGELVVAARQVSHG, from the coding sequence ATGCGCCTGTCGGTCCCCACCGACGGGCCGGTCGACGTGTCTGCGGCACTGGGCATCGCCGCCGAACTGGCCGGGCACCGCCCCGGTGAGGGCCGGACGCTGGACTATCTGCGGGTGCTGGCGACCCTCGGCGCCGTCGATGCCTCGCTGGCTCGCATCGTGGAACCACATCTGGACGCACTGGCCATCCTGCACCAGGCGGATGTGCCGGTCGCGGAGGGTTCAACCTGGGGCGTATATGCCGCCGCCGCAACGGGTTTCGGGCTCACCGCGCACCAAGGTGCCCAGGGGTGGGTGCTGAACGGAACGAAAGCCTGGTGTTCGTTGGCCGGTCGGCTCTCGCACGCCGTGGTCACCGCGGAGGTCCCAGGCGCCGGTCAGCAGGCATTCGCGGTGCGCTTGGATCCGCGGCACGTCGAAGTGCAGCCGACGCAATGGGTTTCCCGCGGGCTGGTGGCCATCCCGAGTGGGCCGATCACCGTCGACGATCTCCCTGGAATACCGCTGGGTGGTCCGGGGTGGTACCTCGACCGGCCGGGATTCGCTTGGGGTGGAATCGGTGTCGCGGCAGTCTGGTTCGGCATCGCACTCGGCGTGGGGGAGCGGGTGCAACGGCATGTCGACGCGCACCGTGCATCGCCCATCGGGCTGTCCCAACTGGGCAGCATCGACGAAGAGATGTTCGCCGCCCAGACCTGCCTGCTGCACGCCGCGGCAGTCATCGATGACGGGATCGCGTCGGCGGCGCTGCTGGCCCAGCGGGTCCGGGCGGTTGTGGCACGGACATGTGAGAACACCGTGCGCACTGCCGGATACGTGCTCGGACCCGGCCCCTTGGTCGGTGAGGAGCCGTACGCCAGGCGGATCGCCGACCTGACCGTCTACCTGCGTCAGCATCACGGACCGCGCGATCTGGCCCATCTCGGCGAACTCGTGGTGGCCGCGAGGCAGGTAAGCCATGGTTGA